In Lascolabacillus massiliensis, a single genomic region encodes these proteins:
- the gltB gene encoding glutamate synthase large subunit gives MNKKDIFSRLDDFEQKSLYSFNNEHDACGVGLAITLNGEKSHSIIEKGLQVLENMVHRGAESSDNITGDGAGILVQIPHEFILLQGIAVPSEGKYGTGLVFLPKDAKEREDCIETIKYYISKEQLTLLHIRDVPVNSECLGEIALSNEPVIKQLFISGSGTQDELDRKLYLLRKKIENHLATSKAVKERSFYIVSLSTKQMIYKGMLTSIQLRQYFPDLSDKNFTSRLALVHSRFSTNTFPTWDLAQPFRMLAHNGEINTIRGNRQWMKSRESVLKSEQLGDLTSIYPIVQPDMSDSASIDNVLEFLLMSGKSLPHAMAMLVPESFNDKNPIPNSLKAFYEYHSMLMEPWDGPATLLFSDGRYAGGMLDRNGLRPARYTITHEGVMIIASETGTIEFDASDIKSRGRLKPGKMIIVDTYTGKIYSDKEVKAELANAFPYREWLNKNCINLDDISSGRSVTNGISNYETLLKIFGYSVEDINMLINPMASDAKEPVSSMGNDVTIAPFSEKPQRLFNYFRQQFAQVTNPPIDPIREELVMSLTGYIGAINQNFLEEIPEMSPVVKIKGPVISNSQFDILLNLRYKGFSSAVVPMLFDPKKGSEGLTEAIDQLCLGVEKAIDEGKNYIVLSDRGVDENHAPIPSLLATSAVHLYLVEKRKRMQIDIVVESAEPREVMHFALLFGFGANAVNPYMIFAILEQQVRTGQINLDIDTAKKNYIKSVNKGLLKVLSKMGNSTLRSYRGAHIFEALGISSSVLNRYFKSVSSKIEGIDIDDIVNEVLQPFSEAYNDDNSIPFSLKNEGRYAYRVDGEFHAWNPETIAGLQIATKTENYNLFKEYCEKVNNKPKPVFIRDLIDYKNAPIDISEVEPVESIMKRFCTGAMSYGSISKEAHEALAMAMNIIGGRSNTGEGGEDPSRYRVSDNGLSKRSSIKQVASGRFGVTTEYLVNADELQIKIAQGAKPGEGGQLPGYKVDEIIAKTRHSIPGISLISPPPHHDIYSIEDLAQLIFDLKNVNPRATVSVKLVSETGVGTIAAGVAKAKADLIVISGSEGGTGASPASSIKHAGMPLEIGLAETHQTLVINNLRGKVKLQTDGQLKTGRDIVIASMLGAEEFGFATSALIVLGCVMMRKCHLNTCPVGIATQNADLRKQFKGHHEQLVCYFRFLAENTREELARLGFKSLDDIIGRTDLLIRKHYADSPKTDKVDISRIIYFPEESKVYSIRNKEKQLHKIDEVLDKQLIAEALPAIELKHPIGIKKKIKNTDRTTGAMLSGEIALRYGNDGLPEHTISAYFEGSAGQSFGAFLVKGVTFYLHGDTNDYMGKGLSGGRIIITPPRGSTFNSEENIICGNTTLYGATSGEVFINGVAGERFAVRNSGATAVVEGAGDHCCEYMTGGIVVVLGQTGRNFAAGMSGGVAYVLDESNDFDYFCNMEMVELSLVEDNTDINELKTLIYKHQQYTNSNLAKKIISNWEQYVLKFKKVTPIEYKKVLQEKKIRELDRKIAVVERDY, from the coding sequence ATGAATAAAAAAGATATTTTCAGCCGTCTTGATGATTTTGAACAAAAGTCGTTATACTCATTCAACAATGAGCATGATGCCTGTGGAGTAGGATTGGCAATTACATTAAATGGAGAGAAATCACATTCAATAATTGAAAAAGGGCTCCAGGTATTGGAGAACATGGTCCACAGAGGTGCAGAAAGTTCAGATAATATAACCGGAGACGGGGCTGGAATTTTAGTACAGATTCCTCATGAGTTTATACTTCTTCAAGGTATTGCTGTTCCTTCTGAGGGTAAGTATGGTACAGGATTGGTATTTCTTCCTAAAGATGCTAAAGAGAGGGAGGATTGTATCGAGACTATTAAATATTACATTTCGAAAGAACAGCTTACTCTTCTTCATATCCGGGATGTACCGGTGAATAGTGAATGCCTTGGTGAAATTGCTCTATCAAATGAACCTGTAATCAAGCAACTTTTTATTTCCGGATCGGGGACACAAGATGAATTAGATAGAAAGCTCTACCTGTTAAGGAAGAAGATTGAAAATCATCTTGCAACAAGTAAGGCAGTTAAAGAACGTAGTTTCTATATTGTCAGCTTGTCTACAAAACAGATGATTTATAAGGGAATGTTAACGTCGATACAGCTCAGGCAGTACTTCCCGGATTTGTCGGATAAGAATTTCACTAGCAGACTGGCACTTGTTCACTCGAGGTTCAGCACTAATACTTTCCCAACATGGGATCTGGCTCAGCCATTTCGTATGCTTGCACATAATGGTGAAATTAATACTATTCGTGGTAACAGACAATGGATGAAGAGCAGAGAGAGCGTTCTCAAATCAGAACAATTGGGGGATCTGACCTCTATCTACCCAATTGTACAACCAGATATGAGTGATAGTGCCTCTATTGATAATGTCCTTGAATTTCTACTGATGTCAGGTAAATCACTCCCTCATGCAATGGCAATGCTTGTACCCGAGAGTTTTAATGATAAAAATCCAATTCCAAATTCTCTTAAGGCATTTTATGAGTATCATAGTATGCTGATGGAGCCGTGGGATGGACCTGCAACCCTTTTATTCAGTGATGGGCGTTATGCAGGAGGTATGCTTGACAGAAATGGTCTTCGCCCTGCAAGATACACAATTACTCATGAAGGTGTAATGATAATTGCTTCCGAGACGGGAACAATAGAGTTTGATGCTTCAGATATAAAATCGAGAGGAAGATTAAAGCCCGGCAAAATGATCATCGTTGATACCTACACCGGGAAAATATACTCTGACAAAGAGGTTAAAGCTGAGCTCGCGAATGCATTTCCTTACAGAGAATGGTTAAATAAAAACTGTATCAATCTTGATGATATCTCATCAGGCCGCAGTGTAACAAACGGAATTTCTAACTACGAAACATTATTAAAAATATTCGGATATTCGGTTGAGGATATAAATATGTTGATAAACCCAATGGCATCAGATGCAAAGGAACCGGTTTCATCTATGGGTAATGATGTTACAATTGCTCCTTTTTCTGAAAAGCCTCAACGTTTATTCAACTACTTCAGGCAGCAGTTTGCACAAGTAACAAATCCACCCATTGACCCCATTCGTGAAGAGTTGGTTATGTCTCTAACGGGCTATATAGGAGCGATTAATCAGAATTTCCTTGAAGAGATTCCTGAGATGTCACCTGTTGTGAAAATTAAGGGACCGGTTATCAGCAATTCTCAATTTGACATACTTCTGAATCTTCGTTATAAAGGATTTTCATCAGCTGTGGTTCCAATGCTGTTTGATCCTAAAAAAGGTTCTGAAGGTTTAACTGAAGCAATTGATCAGCTCTGCCTGGGAGTAGAAAAAGCAATTGATGAAGGTAAAAACTATATTGTTTTAAGTGACAGGGGTGTTGATGAGAATCATGCACCAATACCTTCACTCCTTGCAACATCAGCTGTACATCTCTATTTAGTGGAAAAACGCAAACGTATGCAGATAGATATCGTAGTTGAAAGCGCTGAACCTCGAGAAGTAATGCATTTTGCACTTCTATTTGGATTTGGAGCTAATGCAGTAAACCCCTATATGATTTTTGCAATTTTAGAGCAGCAGGTAAGAACAGGTCAAATTAACCTGGATATTGATACAGCCAAGAAAAATTACATAAAATCAGTAAATAAAGGGCTACTTAAGGTTTTGTCAAAGATGGGTAACTCTACACTTAGAAGTTACCGTGGCGCTCATATTTTTGAAGCCCTTGGCATATCCTCTTCAGTTTTAAACAGATACTTTAAAAGTGTCTCTTCTAAGATTGAGGGGATAGATATTGATGATATTGTAAATGAAGTTCTGCAGCCATTTAGTGAGGCATATAATGATGATAACTCAATACCATTCAGTCTTAAGAATGAAGGCAGATATGCATATCGTGTTGATGGTGAATTTCATGCATGGAATCCTGAAACCATTGCAGGCCTACAAATAGCTACTAAAACAGAGAACTACAATCTATTTAAAGAGTATTGCGAGAAAGTCAATAATAAACCAAAACCTGTGTTTATAAGGGATCTGATAGATTACAAAAATGCCCCTATTGATATTAGTGAAGTGGAGCCTGTTGAGAGTATAATGAAAAGGTTCTGTACAGGAGCAATGTCATATGGCTCTATAAGCAAAGAGGCTCACGAAGCTCTGGCTATGGCAATGAATATTATTGGTGGCAGAAGTAATACCGGTGAAGGTGGAGAAGATCCTTCAAGATACAGGGTTTCAGATAATGGATTATCAAAAAGAAGTTCAATCAAACAGGTTGCTTCAGGACGATTTGGTGTTACAACCGAATACCTTGTTAATGCGGATGAATTGCAAATAAAAATTGCGCAGGGAGCAAAACCTGGTGAAGGAGGGCAACTACCAGGTTATAAGGTAGATGAAATAATTGCTAAAACAAGGCACTCAATCCCTGGGATATCTCTAATTTCACCACCCCCTCATCATGATATTTATTCAATAGAGGATCTTGCGCAACTTATTTTTGATCTCAAAAATGTGAATCCAAGAGCCACAGTAAGCGTTAAGCTGGTCTCTGAAACAGGTGTAGGCACAATCGCAGCCGGTGTGGCAAAAGCAAAAGCTGATCTGATTGTCATAAGTGGATCTGAAGGAGGAACAGGTGCAAGTCCTGCAAGCTCAATAAAGCATGCGGGTATGCCACTGGAGATTGGACTGGCCGAAACACATCAAACGCTGGTTATAAACAATCTCAGAGGTAAGGTTAAATTGCAGACAGATGGTCAGCTGAAAACAGGAAGAGACATTGTAATTGCCTCTATGCTTGGAGCAGAGGAATTTGGATTTGCAACCAGCGCTCTCATAGTTCTTGGTTGCGTTATGATGCGAAAATGTCACTTAAATACCTGCCCTGTTGGTATTGCTACACAAAATGCCGATTTGAGGAAACAGTTCAAAGGTCATCATGAACAATTGGTATGTTATTTCAGATTTCTGGCAGAAAATACTCGTGAAGAGTTGGCCAGACTTGGATTTAAATCTCTGGATGATATAATTGGACGCACTGATTTATTAATCAGGAAACATTATGCCGACTCACCAAAAACTGATAAAGTTGACATTTCAAGAATTATTTATTTCCCTGAAGAGTCTAAAGTATATTCTATCAGAAATAAAGAGAAGCAGCTGCATAAGATTGATGAGGTTCTCGATAAGCAATTAATTGCAGAAGCATTGCCTGCAATAGAGCTTAAACATCCTATTGGAATTAAGAAGAAAATAAAGAACACTGACAGGACTACAGGTGCTATGTTATCTGGAGAGATCGCTTTACGTTATGGCAATGATGGACTACCGGAACATACAATATCTGCATATTTTGAAGGTTCAGCAGGTCAGAGTTTTGGAGCATTCTTAGTAAAAGGTGTAACATTTTACCTCCATGGTGATACTAATGACTATATGGGCAAAGGTTTATCAGGTGGAAGAATCATTATTACACCTCCGAGAGGAAGCACATTCAACTCTGAAGAGAACATTATCTGTGGAAATACTACCCTCTATGGTGCTACATCCGGTGAGGTATTTATCAATGGAGTTGCAGGAGAACGATTCGCAGTAAGAAACTCAGGGGCTACAGCTGTAGTTGAGGGTGCAGGAGATCACTGCTGCGAATATATGACCGGTGGTATCGTAGTTGTATTAGGACAGACAGGTAGAAATTTTGCTGCAGGGATGAGTGGTGGCGTTGCCTATGTTTTGGATGAGAGTAATGACTTCGATTATTTCTGTAACATGGAAATGGTTGAATTATCATTAGTGGAAGACAATACTGACATAAACGAACTTAAAACACTTATCTATAAACATCAGCAGTATACAAACAGCAACCTTGCAAAGAAAATTATTTCTAATTGGGAACAGTATGTTTTAAAATTCAAGAAAGTAACTCCTATTGAATATAAGAAGGTACTCCAGGAAAAAAAGATCAGGGAATTAGATCGAAAAATTGCAGTTGTTGAACGAGATTATTAA
- a CDS encoding glutamate synthase subunit beta — protein sequence MGNPKAFMTIPRKEAGYRLISERIHDHGEVEQILNREDRKQQASRCMDCGIPFCHWACPLGNKMPEWQEYISRGDWKRGVEILHETNNFPEFTGRVCPAPCEKSCVLSLHDAPVTIRENEASVTEFAFMEGMIKPLPPKRRTGKRVAVIGSGPSGLAVAQQLNRKGHSVTVFEKDNSVGGLLRYGIPNFKLSKHIIDRRIKLMIEEEIEFITNTEIGKDISGEELLNSFDAICLAIGSGKPRDINPEGRDLQGIHFAMDFLSHEIKSQSGELKSGEEKITAKDKHVLVIGGGDTGSDCVGTSVRQGAKSVTQIEIMPKPPVGKNPSTPWPSPYPQILKTSSSHEEGCTRRWLLNTISFMGEDGKVKEAMAEEVIWQKGADNKFSMVSSGNKEILKADLVLLALGFVHPVHEGLLTQLGINYDMRGNVAVDKKHSSNVEKVYATGDAIMGASLVVKAIASGRKVAEDIHQLLSQQ from the coding sequence ATGGGAAACCCTAAAGCGTTTATGACGATTCCACGTAAAGAGGCAGGTTATCGTCTGATAAGTGAGAGAATACATGATCACGGTGAAGTTGAGCAAATTCTAAACAGAGAAGATCGCAAACAGCAGGCTTCTCGTTGTATGGATTGTGGAATTCCTTTCTGCCACTGGGCATGTCCATTGGGAAATAAGATGCCTGAATGGCAAGAATATATTTCACGGGGTGATTGGAAGAGAGGTGTTGAGATTTTGCATGAAACTAATAATTTCCCTGAATTTACCGGTAGGGTTTGTCCCGCTCCATGTGAAAAATCGTGCGTCCTTTCTCTTCATGATGCACCAGTAACAATTCGTGAAAATGAAGCATCAGTTACTGAATTTGCTTTCATGGAAGGTATGATAAAACCACTTCCGCCTAAACGCAGAACAGGCAAAAGGGTTGCTGTAATTGGTTCAGGACCATCGGGACTTGCCGTTGCACAGCAGTTAAATCGTAAAGGTCACTCTGTGACTGTTTTTGAGAAAGACAACAGCGTTGGTGGATTACTTAGATATGGCATTCCTAATTTTAAGCTGAGCAAGCATATTATCGATCGAAGGATCAAGTTGATGATAGAAGAAGAAATTGAATTTATAACCAACACTGAAATTGGAAAAGATATTTCAGGAGAAGAGTTATTGAATAGCTTTGATGCTATATGTCTTGCTATCGGTTCAGGAAAACCGAGGGATATAAATCCGGAAGGACGCGATCTTCAGGGAATTCATTTTGCCATGGATTTTCTTTCACATGAGATTAAGTCGCAATCTGGTGAACTTAAGAGTGGTGAAGAAAAAATTACAGCCAAGGACAAGCATGTACTTGTTATAGGTGGAGGAGACACGGGTTCTGATTGCGTCGGCACATCAGTAAGACAGGGAGCAAAAAGTGTAACACAAATTGAAATTATGCCTAAACCTCCAGTTGGTAAAAATCCATCCACTCCATGGCCCTCACCCTATCCTCAAATTCTGAAGACCTCCTCATCACATGAAGAGGGGTGTACTCGAAGATGGCTACTAAATACAATATCCTTTATGGGTGAAGATGGTAAAGTCAAAGAGGCAATGGCAGAAGAGGTTATTTGGCAAAAAGGTGCTGATAATAAATTCTCAATGGTATCTTCAGGTAACAAAGAGATATTAAAAGCTGATTTGGTATTGCTTGCACTGGGATTTGTGCATCCGGTACATGAAGGGCTGCTAACACAACTGGGCATAAATTATGATATGCGAGGAAACGTTGCAGTAGACAAAAAACATAGTAGTAATGTTGAGAAAGTTTATGCTACAGGTGATGCAATAATGGGAGCAAGTCTAGTTGTAAAAGCTATTGCTTCAGGCAGAAAAGTTGCAGAAGACATTCACCAATTATTATCTCAGCAATAG
- a CDS encoding mannose-1-phosphate guanylyltransferase, with protein MGNNNNNYCVIMSGGVGSRFWPFSKENKPKQFLDFFGTGRSLLQSTYDRFKKVVPAENIYIVTNDAYAEMTKKQLPELKDNQLLLEPMRRNTAPAIAFATYRIQAINPNANIIVAPSDHLIMKEDQFEVDMIKGLEFVSENPVLLTLGITPSRPETGYGYIQVTDKEKDGIHKVKAFTEKPNIDLATKFVESGEFVWNSGIFLWNVNTILDAFKIHLPEVSQRFSEGKELFNTPSEKEFIDTCFPFCPNVSIDYGVMEKAENVYVNISNFGWSDLGTWGALHEVSERDENNNANLNCKTLFIESSDNIVAMNEDKLVVLQGLEDYIVAESDNVLLICKKSEEQRIKHFVTDVKFRYGDEYV; from the coding sequence ATGGGGAACAATAATAATAACTACTGTGTGATAATGAGTGGTGGTGTAGGCAGCCGTTTCTGGCCTTTTAGCAAGGAAAATAAGCCTAAACAATTTCTTGATTTCTTTGGAACAGGACGGTCACTTTTACAATCGACCTATGATCGTTTTAAAAAGGTTGTTCCAGCTGAGAATATTTATATTGTTACTAATGATGCTTATGCTGAAATGACAAAGAAACAGTTGCCGGAACTTAAAGATAATCAGCTTCTGCTGGAACCAATGAGAAGAAACACTGCACCGGCAATTGCATTTGCTACATACAGAATACAGGCTATTAATCCTAATGCTAATATAATAGTGGCACCCTCGGACCATCTAATTATGAAAGAAGATCAGTTTGAGGTTGATATGATCAAAGGTCTTGAGTTTGTAAGTGAAAATCCTGTGCTGCTTACTTTAGGAATTACACCAAGTCGCCCCGAAACAGGATATGGATATATTCAGGTAACTGATAAAGAGAAAGATGGAATTCATAAGGTGAAAGCATTCACAGAGAAGCCAAACATTGATCTTGCAACAAAGTTTGTTGAAAGCGGTGAGTTTGTTTGGAATTCAGGTATATTTCTATGGAATGTGAACACCATTTTAGATGCCTTCAAGATTCATCTGCCCGAAGTGAGTCAAAGATTTTCAGAAGGTAAAGAACTCTTTAATACTCCTTCAGAAAAAGAATTTATAGATACTTGCTTCCCATTTTGTCCCAATGTATCAATCGATTATGGTGTTATGGAGAAGGCAGAAAATGTTTATGTAAATATTTCAAATTTTGGATGGAGTGACCTTGGAACATGGGGAGCACTTCACGAGGTTTCTGAACGTGATGAAAATAACAATGCTAATCTTAACTGCAAGACACTGTTTATAGAAAGCAGCGATAATATTGTAGCAATGAATGAAGATAAGCTTGTTGTACTTCAGGGACTTGAAGATTATATAGTTGCAGAGTCAGACAATGTTCTGCTCATTTGCAAGAAAAGTGAAGAACAACGTATAAAACATTTCGTAACGGACGTAAAATTCCGTTACGGTGATGAGTATGTATAA
- the asnB gene encoding asparagine synthase B: protein MCGIVCSFNIYKNEEMMRSQIVEMSSKLRHRGPDCSGVFSCKNVIMAHERLAIVDPESGKQPLISKDKKLALAVNGEIYNHLDIRKKYEGVYEFKTHSDCEVIMALYQEKGVDFMEDLNGIYAFALYDTEKDVFMIGRDHIGIVPLYQGWDDEGVYYVASELKALEGYCSKIEEFPPGSYYYSKDAEITKWYSRDWMSYENVKDNITDIEFLKVSLEEAVKRQLMSDVPYGALLSGGLDSSIITAIAAKFSTPLHSFAIGLEGSPDLAAARKVARHIGTVHHEFQYTIQEGIDALRNVIYHIETYDVTTVRASTPMFMIARYIKSLGIKMVLSGEGADEVFGGYLYFHKAPNSEEFHNETVRKLSKLHQYDCLRANKSLASWGVEGRVPFLDKEFLDIAMHINPKDKMAGNGKIEKYILRKAFEDYLPEEIAWRQKEQFSDGVGYSWIDSLSQLADRCVTDEQMNEVNKRFPINPPLSKEEYLYRTIYSEHFPSDSASLCVPSVPSIACSTPVALAWDKAFRENADPSGRSVATVHQNPKREGVDINILV from the coding sequence ATGTGTGGAATAGTATGCTCTTTTAATATATATAAAAACGAAGAGATGATGAGATCTCAAATCGTTGAGATGTCTTCTAAACTTCGTCATAGGGGGCCCGACTGCTCAGGTGTTTTTTCTTGTAAAAATGTGATAATGGCTCATGAAAGATTGGCTATTGTAGATCCTGAGTCGGGAAAACAACCACTGATTAGCAAGGACAAAAAGCTGGCACTTGCTGTAAATGGTGAAATCTATAATCATCTGGATATTCGAAAAAAATATGAGGGTGTATATGAATTTAAAACTCATTCTGATTGTGAAGTGATAATGGCGCTATATCAGGAGAAGGGTGTTGATTTTATGGAAGATCTGAATGGTATTTATGCATTTGCATTGTATGACACCGAAAAAGATGTTTTTATGATTGGGCGTGATCATATAGGCATTGTACCTCTCTATCAGGGATGGGATGATGAAGGAGTATATTATGTCGCCTCTGAACTAAAAGCCCTGGAAGGTTACTGCAGTAAAATTGAAGAGTTTCCTCCCGGTAGTTATTACTACAGCAAAGATGCAGAGATAACAAAATGGTATTCGCGAGATTGGATGTCCTATGAGAATGTAAAGGATAATATTACTGATATAGAGTTTTTAAAAGTATCTCTGGAAGAAGCTGTTAAAAGACAGCTAATGAGTGATGTGCCTTATGGGGCTCTGCTTTCGGGAGGTCTCGATTCTTCAATTATAACAGCAATTGCTGCTAAATTCTCTACACCTTTACACTCTTTTGCAATTGGCCTGGAGGGCTCTCCTGATCTTGCAGCAGCAAGAAAAGTAGCTAGGCACATTGGAACAGTTCATCACGAATTTCAATATACAATTCAGGAAGGAATTGATGCACTACGAAATGTAATTTATCATATCGAAACATATGATGTAACTACCGTAAGAGCAAGTACCCCAATGTTTATGATAGCTCGTTATATTAAGTCTTTGGGTATAAAAATGGTATTGTCAGGTGAAGGAGCTGATGAGGTGTTTGGTGGCTATCTATACTTTCACAAAGCACCAAATAGTGAAGAGTTTCACAATGAGACTGTTCGCAAACTAAGTAAACTGCATCAGTATGATTGCCTTAGGGCAAATAAATCACTTGCCTCATGGGGAGTTGAGGGTCGTGTACCATTTCTTGATAAGGAGTTTTTAGATATAGCAATGCATATAAACCCAAAAGACAAGATGGCCGGAAACGGGAAAATTGAGAAATACATACTAAGGAAAGCATTTGAAGATTATCTGCCAGAAGAGATTGCATGGCGCCAGAAAGAGCAGTTTTCAGATGGTGTTGGATATAGTTGGATTGATTCACTTTCACAATTAGCAGACAGATGCGTGACTGATGAACAGATGAATGAAGTAAATAAACGTTTTCCTATAAATCCTCCACTTTCTAAGGAGGAATATCTGTATCGTACTATTTATTCTGAACATTTTCCATCAGATAGTGCATCATTGTGCGTTCCTTCAGTTCCTTCTATTGCTTGTAGCACTCCTGTTGCATTAGCTTGGGATAAAGCTTTCAGAGAAAATGCCGACCCTTCAGGCAGGTCAGTGGCAACGGTGCATCAGAATCCAAAAAGGGAGGGAGTCGATATAAATATACTAGTTTAA
- a CDS encoding glutamine synthetase III family protein, with protein sequence MSILRFKAVEEASKREPVEVIGPKKLPSEYFGKYVFNRTQMSKYLSKETMKTVLEAIDQGKTLHREIADHVAAGMKMWAMEMGATHYTHWFQPLTEGTAEKHDSFIDYINGPDSGIIERFSGKLLAQQEPDASSFPSGGIRNTFEARGYTAWDPSSPAFIIDDTLCIPTVFISYTGEALDYKTPLLKALSAVDKASVEVCKLFYPDVRKVYSFLGWEQEYFLVDQALYAARPDLSLTDRTLMGHESAKNQQLEDHYFGAIPPRVTSFMQEVEFEAYKYGIPLKTRHNEVAPNQFEIAPIYGETNLAVDQNLLIMSLMHKIAAKHKFKLLLHEKPFAGVNGSGKHNNWSLCTDTGIGLFTPGKTANENLLFVTFLVNTLLAVYKHNGLLKASIMSANNAHRLGANEAPPAIISVFLGKQISAVLDKIEFSSEDDDITVDELKKMQLGIAHIPEVLVDNTDRNRTSPFAFTGNRFEFRAVGSSANCSAAMIALNSVVAAQLIDFKKEIDIKMQKGMKKEQAIFDTLRAFIKESKPVRFEGNGYSDEWKQEAKKRGLDCETSTPLIYDAYISKESVEMFESIGVLNEKELHARNEVKWETYTKKIQIEARVLGDLCMNHIIPVATEYQTVLLDNLYKMRIVFDKEKADKLSREDAALIEEIADHVSAIKTNVDNMVEARKAANKLEDAREKAIAYHDTVFIYFDVIRYHVDKLELIVDNQMWTLPKYRELLFIS encoded by the coding sequence ATGTCAATATTACGTTTTAAAGCTGTTGAAGAGGCGTCTAAAAGAGAACCCGTTGAAGTTATAGGCCCTAAAAAATTACCTTCAGAGTATTTTGGTAAATATGTATTTAACAGAACACAAATGTCTAAATATCTCTCAAAAGAGACTATGAAGACTGTTCTGGAAGCTATCGACCAAGGAAAAACTCTCCATCGTGAAATTGCAGACCATGTGGCAGCCGGTATGAAGATGTGGGCTATGGAGATGGGTGCAACACACTATACTCACTGGTTTCAGCCACTGACTGAAGGGACAGCCGAAAAGCATGATTCATTTATAGATTATATAAATGGTCCAGATAGCGGAATAATTGAACGTTTTTCCGGAAAACTATTAGCTCAACAAGAGCCTGATGCTTCAAGTTTTCCAAGCGGTGGTATCAGAAACACTTTCGAAGCAAGAGGATATACTGCCTGGGATCCCTCTTCACCTGCTTTTATAATAGATGACACACTCTGTATTCCTACAGTGTTTATTTCTTATACAGGTGAAGCATTAGATTACAAGACACCATTACTCAAAGCACTTTCTGCGGTAGATAAAGCATCTGTTGAAGTATGCAAGCTTTTCTATCCTGATGTAAGAAAGGTATACTCATTCCTTGGATGGGAACAGGAGTATTTTCTGGTAGATCAGGCTTTATATGCTGCAAGACCCGATTTAAGTCTGACCGACCGCACACTTATGGGGCATGAAAGTGCAAAAAATCAGCAGCTCGAAGACCATTACTTTGGTGCAATACCTCCAAGGGTTACCTCTTTCATGCAGGAGGTTGAGTTTGAAGCATATAAATATGGAATTCCTCTTAAAACACGTCATAATGAGGTAGCACCAAATCAGTTTGAAATTGCTCCTATTTATGGTGAAACTAATCTTGCAGTAGATCAGAATCTCCTTATTATGTCACTTATGCATAAGATCGCTGCAAAGCATAAGTTTAAATTATTGTTACATGAGAAACCATTTGCAGGAGTAAACGGATCAGGCAAGCACAATAACTGGTCACTCTGTACAGACACCGGTATAGGCCTATTCACTCCAGGCAAGACAGCTAATGAAAACCTGCTGTTTGTCACTTTTCTTGTAAATACACTTTTAGCAGTATATAAGCATAATGGTTTGCTCAAAGCTTCGATTATGTCGGCAAATAATGCACACCGACTTGGCGCAAATGAAGCACCTCCAGCAATCATTTCTGTATTCCTTGGTAAGCAGATCTCAGCAGTTCTCGACAAAATAGAGTTTAGCTCAGAAGATGACGATATTACGGTAGACGAGCTAAAAAAGATGCAACTAGGGATAGCACATATACCTGAGGTATTAGTTGATAATACTGACAGAAACCGCACATCGCCATTTGCTTTCACAGGTAATCGTTTTGAGTTCAGAGCTGTAGGTTCATCAGCAAATTGCTCAGCAGCCATGATTGCCTTGAACTCTGTTGTTGCTGCTCAGTTAATCGATTTTAAAAAGGAGATCGATATAAAGATGCAGAAAGGAATGAAAAAGGAGCAGGCTATCTTTGATACGCTCCGCGCATTCATTAAAGAATCTAAACCTGTACGTTTCGAAGGAAATGGATATAGCGATGAGTGGAAACAGGAAGCAAAAAAACGTGGACTTGACTGCGAAACCAGTACACCTTTAATTTACGATGCATACATTTCAAAGGAGTCTGTTGAAATGTTCGAAAGTATAGGTGTATTAAATGAGAAAGAGCTTCATGCACGCAATGAGGTAAAATGGGAAACGTACACTAAAAAGATTCAGATCGAAGCTCGTGTTCTGGGCGATTTGTGCATGAATCATATAATCCCTGTAGCGACTGAATATCAAACAGTTCTTCTTGACAATCTCTATAAAATGAGAATTGTTTTCGATAAAGAAAAAGCTGACAAGTTATCCAGAGAGGACGCTGCTCTTATTGAAGAAATTGCCGATCATGTTTCTGCAATCAAAACCAATGTGGATAATATGGTTGAAGCACGAAAAGCGGCAAATAAACTGGAAGATGCAAGAGAAAAGGCCATTGCCTACCATGATACTGTATTCATCTATTTCGATGTTATCAGATACCATGTAGATAAGCTAGAGCTTATTGTAGACAATCAGATGTGGACCCTGCCCAAATACAGAGAGCTGCTGTTTATCAGTTAA